From the genome of Anaerolineae bacterium:
AAGTCGCTGAACACCTCGTCGCCCTCGACGTAGGCGAAATACACGTTCCGGAACTCGATCTCGCCTCGCAGCCGGCCCACCGCGCGGTGGCCGGTCTGCACCACCTTCGGATCGGCATCCATCAGCGAGAACACCCGCTCTGCTGCTGCCAGGCCGTCCTGGAACTGACTCCAGAAGGATGCGATGCTGGTGAGAGGGAACCAGAAGTAGCCCATCGCCTGGATGAACAGGTACCACGTGCCCGGCGTCAGGGCCTGGCCGAAGACGGCGGCACCTCCGGCGTACACCAGCGCCGCCGTGCCCAGCGCCGCCAGAGAGTCGAGCATGGGGAAGACGTTCTCCATGACGATGCCGCGGCGTAACCCGACTCGGTAAGCCTCGCGGTTGATGTCCCGGAACCTCTGGTACAGCTCGGCTTCCCGGCGGAAGCCCTTGGCCACGGCGATGCCGGCCACAGACTCCTGCACATTGGCGTTGACCAGCGCCCGTGCCTGTTTGGCCGCCAGCGTCACGCGACGGGCGATCCTGCGCCACAGCAGGGCGAAGCCGAGGATGAGGGGCGACATCCCCAACACTACCAATGCCAGCCGCCACTCCACGTAGAAGAGCACGCCCAGGATCAGAACCACCAGCAGCACCTCGCTCAGAAGGTTCATCACCAAGGTGACGACGCGGGTGAAGTCCTGGGTGTCGGCAACCACCCGGCTGACCACCTTGCCGGAGGAGTTGGTGTCGAAGAAGGACAGGTCTCGCCGGACGACGGCGGCGAAGCTATCCTGCCGCAGTTGCAGAACCACATTGCCCACCGCTCTCGACGACGCCCGATACTGCCAATAGTTGAAGAGCCAGCCTAGCGTCCCCGACGCCAGGATGCCCAGGAAAAGCAGCAGGAGCGTGCCGGCAGCCGGTTGCTGTGCCAGCAGGTCTATTCCTCGCGTTATCAGCAGGGGCCGGCCGGTGTTGAACAGCGAGACACACACGACCATGGCTGCCACCAGGACCATGCGCTTGCGCTCGGGGCGGAAGTATCCCACCACCCGCCGCAGGAGCTCGCGGTCGCCGTAGGTGCGGTCGTACTCCTCGGTTCCCAGCCCATCCATGATGAAGCCCACGGTTATGCGGCCTCCCCACTTCCCTGAGGCGAGGGGCTAGAAGCACTTCGCGCCCGCTGTGGTGGGGCACTCGGGGGTGACCCTTCATAGCGGGCGAAGATGTTGCGGTAAGCCAGTGATCGCTGCAACAAGTCCTCGTGCGTGCCCTGGTCCTCCAGCCTGCCCTGGCGAAGCACCAGTATCCGATCGGCCCACCGAATCTGCGATAGCCGATGGGTGATGAGGAAGGTGGTGCGCCCGCGGCTCACCCGGCTCATGGCCAGCTGGATCTGGTCCTCGGTAGCGCTGTCAATGGCGCTGGTCGAGTCGTCCAGGATGAGGATGCGGGGGTTGGTGGCGAAGGCACGGGCGATGGCAATGCGCTGGCGCTGCCCCCCCGACAGAGTCACGCCTCGCTCTCCCACCACGGTGTCATACCCTTGCGGCAGGGCCATAATGAAGTCGTGTGCCTGCGCCTCCCGGGCGAAGCGTTCGATGTCCTCCCGGCTCAAGTCGGCCCCGGCACCGAAGGCAATGTTCTCAGCGATGCTGCGGGAGAAGAGGAAGACGTCCTGCTCGATGGTGGAGATCTGGGAGCGGAGGGATTCGATGCTCCAGTCGCGCACATCAGTGCCATCTACCAGAACCCGTCCCTGGGAGACGTCGTAGATGCGGTTGATCAGCCTGGTGAGGGTGGTCTTGCCCGAGCCGGTCTGGCCCACGATGGCGACCGTCTCGCCCGGCCTGGCGTGGAAGCTGATGCCATGCAACACCTCGGCGCCATCGTAAGAGAAGCTCACATCCTCGAAGACCACCTCGCCCGATATCTCCCCGGACACGCCCGCCTTGTTCTCGTCCAGCTCGGTCCGGGCTTCGATCAACTCCAGAATGCGCTCCGCTCCGGCCAGGCCCAGCTGCACCAGGCTGAAGGTGAATATGGAGATGAACGTAGGGAACTGCAGCAGGCCCAACAGGCCCATGAAGGCGATAATGTCCCCCAACGTCACCAGCCCTCGACCGTAGAGCAGGAGCGCGTGCGTGAAAGCGACGGCAAGCATCACGTAGTACGCCAGGAGGGGCAGGTAGCGAGCCTGTATCTCGCCCTGGCGCACCGACAGGTCGCGGTAGCGGCTGGCGTCGGCGGTGAAGCGTTCCCGCTCTCTCGGCTCCTGGGCATTGGCTTTGACCACCTCGATCCCCGAGATCACCTCCTCTAGCCCGGCACTGATGGCCCCGTACTGCACCTGCTGGGCCTCGGCCACCGGTTCGAGCCGGCGGTTGTAGTGCCAGATGGTCAGCCCCAGAACAGGCACGAACAGTAGGGGAACCAGCAGCAGCCGGGTGTTGATGCCGGCAATGGTGACGATGGGTATTACTAGGCTCATCCCCGAGGAGAAGATCAGGCGCAGCCCAGGGCTGAACATCAGGTTCAGCTGCCGGACGTCGTTGGTGGCGCGCGCCATCACGTCCCCCAAACGCTGTCGTCCGTGGAAGCTGAGGCTCTTGCCCAGCAGGCTCAGGTACAGCTCGTCACGGGCGTCGCGCTCCAGCCGCTGGGCCAAGAACTCATTGGCCACGTTCCCCAGAAGGCTCGACCCAGCCGATCCGAGGCCGAAGCCCAGCACTCCCAGAGCTATGAGCAACAGCGCACGCAGGTTGCCTTCAGGGCTGACGACGTGATCGAAGGCGGCGCCGATACCCAGCTGCACCCGGGCGCTCATCCAGTTGGCGAGCACCGTGGTCACCAGAGTGCCCGCCACGAGGTGCGGGTAACGCCAGACGTGGGAGATGATCCAGCGCGCCGGGCCACTGCGGTTGTAGGCATATGAGCCGGTGACAGTGAACTCGGCCTTGGCCAATGACCCTCCAGACAAGCTCACTCCGGAGCATCGGGTATCATGGCACAGCCGGGCCGATTGCGCACCGTAGCCGAGCCGGGGCCAAAGGACGCGCCATCCCAGCGGTGCAGGCGTTGCCGGGAGGCACGGGAGTAGCCGGCCACTCAGAAAGCCGAAGCAGGGCCCGGGGAATCGAGGCCCGGTTCCCGCGAGGAGGACCGGGCCTCGATGGCTCTTCCGTCGTGCGGCAGTGGTCTAGGGAAGGGTTCGGTACTCGATGCCCAGGTAAGGGCGTCCCGTGCCCCCTGGGTCCCTACCCAACTCGACCATCCCCGTCTGGACATCGCGGGAACGCCTGACCCACCAGGTGATGCTCACGCTATCGCCGGGGTCGAATCCCTCCAGAGCCTGCCTGAGCGTCAGGTCGGGGCCCAGGTTGCGACCGTCTACCGCCAGGATGATGTCCCCGGGCTCCAGGCCGAGAGCGTCAGCCGGGCTGCCCGGCTCCACCATCAGCACCAGCGCTCCCGTCTCCGGCCGATACGGCGGCACCACCTGGGTGGGCGGCTCGGGCACGGGTATGGCGGGGACGGTGACCACCCTTTCGGGCACAGGTCCGTAGTACTGAGGCCCGCGAGAGGAACTGGTCCGCAGGAAGAGTAGGCTCCCGACGCAGGCACACACGAGGCACAGAATCAGGAGCAGTATGAGTACGGCGGCGATGCCAACCACCCACCATACCCCGCTGTTGGATCTCTGTTCGCTCACTGTAACCCTCCGCTGAGATCTGACTCGGGGAGACATCGCCCCGGGATGAGAGAGGCGCAGGAACCTACGCCAGATGCCGTCCGCCGGTGAGTGAAGCCCTTGGGCGCCAACACGGACTTCTCGGCTGGCCGAGCGACCCAGGCGGCCCTATTATACGGCAACTCCCATTCTCTGCATCCCTGAGGAGCGGCGATGGACTTCGGTGGCGCGGCGGCGCTCGTCACGGGAGGTTCCAGCGGCATTGGGCTAGCAACGGCCCGGCAGCTGGCGGCCCACGGTGCCCACGTGTGGCTGGTGGCCCGGAACGAGGAGAGACTCAAGACTGCCCTGGCCCAGGTCGAGTGCAATCGCATCTCGCCTGAGCAGCGCTTCGGCTATGCGGCAGCCGATGTGGGCGAGGCGGAACAGGCGGCCACGGCAGTGACCCAGGTCCAGGAGCAGGTCGGGGTGCCGGATCTGGTGCTGAACTGCGCCGGGGTGGCCCACCCAGGTTACTTCCAGGAGCTGGACCTGGAGATCTTTCGCTGGATGATGCAAGTCAACTACTTCGGCACCGTGCACGTGACCAAGGCGGTGGTGCCGGGCATGATCGCCCGCCGGTCCGGGCACATCGTCAACATCTCGTCGGTGGCCGGCTTCCTGGGCGTCTTTGGGTACACCGCCTACGGGGCCTCCAAGTACGCCGTTCGCGGCTTCTCCGAGGTGCTGCGGGCGGAGATGAAACCCTACGGAGTGAAGGTGTCGGTGGTCTTCCCCCCCGACTGCGACACTCCGCAGCTGGCCTACGAGGACCAGTATAAGCCCCCCGAGACCAGAGCCCTGGCGAGCAACAGCACCTGCCTCTCTCCGGACCAGGTGGCTGCCGCCATCCTCAAGGGGGTGAGCAAGGGCCGGTACGTGATCCTCCCTGGGCTG
Proteins encoded in this window:
- a CDS encoding PDZ domain-containing protein, translated to MSPRVRSQRRVTVSEQRSNSGVWWVVGIAAVLILLLILCLVCACVGSLLFLRTSSSRGPQYYGPVPERVVTVPAIPVPEPPTQVVPPYRPETGALVLMVEPGSPADALGLEPGDIILAVDGRNLGPDLTLRQALEGFDPGDSVSITWWVRRSRDVQTGMVELGRDPGGTGRPYLGIEYRTLP
- a CDS encoding SDR family oxidoreductase, whose amino-acid sequence is MDFGGAAALVTGGSSGIGLATARQLAAHGAHVWLVARNEERLKTALAQVECNRISPEQRFGYAAADVGEAEQAATAVTQVQEQVGVPDLVLNCAGVAHPGYFQELDLEIFRWMMQVNYFGTVHVTKAVVPGMIARRSGHIVNISSVAGFLGVFGYTAYGASKYAVRGFSEVLRAEMKPYGVKVSVVFPPDCDTPQLAYEDQYKPPETRALASNSTCLSPDQVAAAILKGVSKGRYVILPGLEASLLYRLSGLVGGLTYPIMDYLIARARRGQGRA
- a CDS encoding ABC transporter ATP-binding protein, translated to MAKAEFTVTGSYAYNRSGPARWIISHVWRYPHLVAGTLVTTVLANWMSARVQLGIGAAFDHVVSPEGNLRALLLIALGVLGFGLGSAGSSLLGNVANEFLAQRLERDARDELYLSLLGKSLSFHGRQRLGDVMARATNDVRQLNLMFSPGLRLIFSSGMSLVIPIVTIAGINTRLLLVPLLFVPVLGLTIWHYNRRLEPVAEAQQVQYGAISAGLEEVISGIEVVKANAQEPRERERFTADASRYRDLSVRQGEIQARYLPLLAYYVMLAVAFTHALLLYGRGLVTLGDIIAFMGLLGLLQFPTFISIFTFSLVQLGLAGAERILELIEARTELDENKAGVSGEISGEVVFEDVSFSYDGAEVLHGISFHARPGETVAIVGQTGSGKTTLTRLINRIYDVSQGRVLVDGTDVRDWSIESLRSQISTIEQDVFLFSRSIAENIAFGAGADLSREDIERFAREAQAHDFIMALPQGYDTVVGERGVTLSGGQRQRIAIARAFATNPRILILDDSTSAIDSATEDQIQLAMSRVSRGRTTFLITHRLSQIRWADRILVLRQGRLEDQGTHEDLLQRSLAYRNIFARYEGSPPSAPPQRARSASSPSPQGSGEAA
- a CDS encoding ABC transporter ATP-binding protein, which codes for MGFIMDGLGTEEYDRTYGDRELLRRVVGYFRPERKRMVLVAAMVVCVSLFNTGRPLLITRGIDLLAQQPAAGTLLLLFLGILASGTLGWLFNYWQYRASSRAVGNVVLQLRQDSFAAVVRRDLSFFDTNSSGKVVSRVVADTQDFTRVVTLVMNLLSEVLLVVLILGVLFYVEWRLALVVLGMSPLILGFALLWRRIARRVTLAAKQARALVNANVQESVAGIAVAKGFRREAELYQRFRDINREAYRVGLRRGIVMENVFPMLDSLAALGTAALVYAGGAAVFGQALTPGTWYLFIQAMGYFWFPLTSIASFWSQFQDGLAAAERVFSLMDADPKVVQTGHRAVGRLRGEIEFRNVYFAYVEGDEVFSDFSLHVRPQETVAFVGHTGAGKSSLARLIARFYEFQGGQILVDGMDIRSLDLASYRRQLGLVPQSPFLFSGTILDNIRYGAPWATEAEASQAAQQIGGGDWLADLPDGMATDVGERGSRLSMGQRQLVALARVLLHDPSILVLDEATASVDPFTEAQIQAGLEEALRGRTAIIIAHRLSTVRRADRIVVLERGRIIEEGTHDELMAAGGHYAGLYNTYFRHQSLEYIETRR